A region of the bacterium genome:
TGGCCTACAGCATTCTGACGGACAAGCAGCAGAAGCGGCTGGAGATGGATTTCGAAGTGGACTTTGCCTTCGGCGTGGACGGGCTGTCCCGTTTCAGAGGCAACGTCTTCTTTCAGCGGGGCTCCCTGACGACCGTTATCCGCGCGATCCCCTTCAAGATTCCGACCATCGAGCAGCTCAAGCTGCCCAAAATCTGCCAAGCCTTTCCGATGAAGCCCAAGGGGCTGGTGCTGGTGACGGGGCCGACGGGTTCGGGCAAGTCCACCACGCTGGCGGCGATCATCGACCGCATCAACTCCGAACGGCCGGTGCATATCATCACTATCGAAGATCCGGTGGAGTACATCCACGCGCACAAGCAGGCGATTGTCAACCAGCGTGAAGTCGGCGCGGACACGAAGAGTTTTGCCACGGCCCTCAAATACGTGTTGCGGCAGGACCCCGACGTGATCATGGTCGGTGAAATGCGCGACCTTGAAACCATTCAGGCGGCGCTTACCGCCGCGGAAACCGGCCACTTGGTGTTCGCGACGCTGCACACCAACTCAGCCACGGAGTCCGTCAACCGCATTATTGACGTGTTTCCGCCGCACCAGCAGGGACAGGTGCGCGCGCAGCTTGCCATGACGCTGGAGGCGGTGATGACGCAGAAGCTGCTTCCCAAGAAGGCGGGCAACGGTGTGACCATGGCCGCAGAGGTCATGGTATGCACACCGGCGATCCGGGCGCTGATCCGGGAGAACAAAGTCCACGAAATGTACGGCGTGCTTCAGGTTTCGCAGAAATACGGTATGCTGACGTTGAACATGTCGCTGCACGATCTGGTGACGAATGGCCAGGTGTCGGTGGAGCGCGCGCTCAACGTTTCGAACCTTCCGGAAGAACTGGAGCGGATGTGCGGAATGGCGCGGCCCAATCCGGGAGACCGGGCGCGCAATTTGGCCGGTCGAATGGACAGATAAGAAAGCGAGAGGGATACCATGCCGGTCTTCGTATATAACGGTCGCACACAGGGCGCAAAATCCGTCGCGGGCGAGATCGACGCGAAAGATAAGCAGGACGCCATTGCCAAGCTGCGGCAGCGAAAGATTGTCGTTGCCGACGTGCGCAACAAGCCCAAGGATCTGGCCATGGGTGGCATGGCCAAGAGTGTCGGCGTGAAGGATCTGAAGATCTTTGCCCGGCTTTTCGGCACCATGGTGAATGCCGGTCTGCCCATTGATATGTGCTTGCAGATTCTGGTGGATCAGACCAAGAACAAGACGTTCCGCAAGGCTATTGCGGACGTGCACAATTCCGTTTCCGGTGGTACGTCGCTGGCGGAAGCTATGGCCAAGCAGAAGAAAGTCTTCGACAATCTATTTGTGCACATGGTGGCCGCAGGCGAAGCCGGCGGCGCGTTGGCCATGGTCTTTCAGCGGCTGGCGGTCTATCTTGAAAAGGCCGACGCCCTCGCGCGCAAGGTGAAGGGCGCGATGATTTATCCGGCGGTGATTGCCTGTGTGGCCTCGGGAGCAACGATCTTCATGCTCATCAAGGTCATTCCGGTGTTCGCCAAGATGTTCGCGGACCTGGGCGCCGAGCTGCCCGGACCGACAAAGTTCGTGCTCGCGCTGTCCCTTGTCGTGCGCAAGACATTTCTCCCCGGCCTGGGCGTGATGATTATCGGGTTCTTCATGTTTAAGCGCTGGCGCAAGACAGATTCGGGAAAGCTGGCCGTGGACAAGTTTCTGTTCAAGTCCCCCGTGATCGGCAAGGTCATTCAGAAGACGGCGATTGCCCGTTTCAGCCGGACATTGGGTGTGCTGATTTCCTCGGGCGTGCCGATTCTGCACGGATTGGACATTACCGCCAAGACGGCGGGCAATATGGTGGTGCAGAACGCGATCGACAAGGTGCGGCGTTCGATTTCAGAAGGTAAGAATATCACCTCACCGCTCGGAGAATCGGGAGTATTTCCGCCGATGGTTGTGCAGCTTGTGGCCGTGGGCGAGCAGACCGGACGTCTGGCGGAGATGCTGGGCAAGATCGCCGACTTCTATGATGAAGAGGTGGACGCTGCCGTGTCGGCGATGACGGCCTTGATCGAGCCGGTGGTGATCGTGCTGATGGGCGGCGTGATCGGCGGCCTGCTCGTGTCCATGTATTTGCCGATGTTCGATATGATTGGCGCGATTAAGTAATCGGTATGCGCATCACCTTCGGAACACGGGAGAATTTCTCCACCTTTCTTGCGGCACGGCTCGTGTTTGCGACCGTGCTGCTGGGAGTCGGCGGGCTGTTCCGCACAGAAGCGGACAGCGCCTGGCCTTATTGGGGATTGTTCTTTGCCAATACCACGCTGAGTCTCGGCTGCTGGGAATGGTTTCACCGGCGGCCGCCGGCCAAGGCTCAAAGCTGGTTTGCGCTGACCGGGGCGGTCGTGCTGGACACCCTGATTCTGAGGTATACCGGGGGCGCGCGCAGCGAATTTGTCTTCCTCTATTTCTTTTCCATCGGCTCGGCGGGGCTGTTGACAGGATTACCGGGAAGCTTATGGACGGCGGCGCTCTCGTCGGCGGGTATTGTCTGGCTGTATTATGGGCTGTCGACACAGTTCATGGCGGAGCACAGTCTGAATGCGTTCATCTATGCGGTGAACTTCCTGCTGACGGCGGTGCTCTCCTCTTATGTGTTCGAGAAGCTGCGGGATCGTGAACGGACGCACCAGCGCACACTGGGCGAACTGGAACGGACACGGCTCGACACGCAGGCGATTCTGGATTCTCTGGGCACGGGCGTAGTCGTACTGGACAGCGAGGACAAAACCCTGTACGTGAACCCGGCCAGTCTCTCTGTCCTGGGGCTTGACGCCACAACATCGGCTCCTGACGTCGAACCGGTGTTTGCGGCGGATGTTCCTGTGGGGAAGGCCTATCGCGATTGCTGTTTGCAACTGGATGATGGGGGGAAGGCAGAGGAAGAGCTGCTTCTTCCCGCCAGCAAAAAGCCCGTGGGGATCTCGGTGTCGGCTCTCATGACGGCAGACGGGCAGCGACGCGGCCATATTGTACTGCTCAGCGACCTGAGCCGGATGAAAGAGGCGGAGCGGCTGGAGCGTGACCGGGAGCGGCTGGCGGACATCGGCAAGCTCTCGCAGGATTTGGCGCACGAAATCCGCAATCCACTGGCGACGGTGCGTGGCTGCGTGGAGGTGATCAAGCTCTCGGAGAAGGAACCGGGCGAGATGAGCCCGTACCTGGAACTGGCGCTGCGGGAATCGGACCGGCTGAACGGACTTTTGCGGGACTTTCTGGTCTTCTCACACATGGAGCCGCCGCGCAAGCAAAAGGGAGATCTGAGGGCATTCGTTCAGGCACGGATGCACGATGCCGGCCCGGGGATCGTGGCCAGAGATATGCTGGGGCGCGACCTTCCGGCGGAGTTCGACGGCGATCAGTTGACGCTGGTGGTGGAGACGGTTCTGCTTACTCTGGCGGAGTGGGCGGAGGGGAAGGGAGAGATCCGGATTGAAGAGGGCGAGCTTCGCGGACGAAGCGTGCGCTTCACTCTGTGTGACAAAAGCATTACCGCTGCGGCCCGCGAGGCGGCCTTCCGGCCCTTCTCGGAATCGCATCGGTTATCGAATGGGCTTGCGCTTCCAACGGCCATGCGCGCAGTTCACGCGCATGGCGGCAAGCTCACATTGCACAGCGAGCCGGGAGTTGGGACCTGGTTCGAATTAGCCATATAAGTCACCATGGCCAAAGAAAAGATCCTCATCGTGGACGATGAGCGCAGTATGGGCGA
Encoded here:
- a CDS encoding histidine kinase dimerization/phospho-acceptor domain-containing protein; translation: MRITFGTRENFSTFLAARLVFATVLLGVGGLFRTEADSAWPYWGLFFANTTLSLGCWEWFHRRPPAKAQSWFALTGAVVLDTLILRYTGGARSEFVFLYFFSIGSAGLLTGLPGSLWTAALSSAGIVWLYYGLSTQFMAEHSLNAFIYAVNFLLTAVLSSYVFEKLRDRERTHQRTLGELERTRLDTQAILDSLGTGVVVLDSEDKTLYVNPASLSVLGLDATTSAPDVEPVFAADVPVGKAYRDCCLQLDDGGKAEEELLLPASKKPVGISVSALMTADGQRRGHIVLLSDLSRMKEAERLERDRERLADIGKLSQDLAHEIRNPLATVRGCVEVIKLSEKEPGEMSPYLELALRESDRLNGLLRDFLVFSHMEPPRKQKGDLRAFVQARMHDAGPGIVARDMLGRDLPAEFDGDQLTLVVETVLLTLAEWAEGKGEIRIEEGELRGRSVRFTLCDKSITAAAREAAFRPFSESHRLSNGLALPTAMRAVHAHGGKLTLHSEPGVGTWFELAI
- a CDS encoding type II secretion system F family protein → MPVFVYNGRTQGAKSVAGEIDAKDKQDAIAKLRQRKIVVADVRNKPKDLAMGGMAKSVGVKDLKIFARLFGTMVNAGLPIDMCLQILVDQTKNKTFRKAIADVHNSVSGGTSLAEAMAKQKKVFDNLFVHMVAAGEAGGALAMVFQRLAVYLEKADALARKVKGAMIYPAVIACVASGATIFMLIKVIPVFAKMFADLGAELPGPTKFVLALSLVVRKTFLPGLGVMIIGFFMFKRWRKTDSGKLAVDKFLFKSPVIGKVIQKTAIARFSRTLGVLISSGVPILHGLDITAKTAGNMVVQNAIDKVRRSISEGKNITSPLGESGVFPPMVVQLVAVGEQTGRLAEMLGKIADFYDEEVDAAVSAMTALIEPVVIVLMGGVIGGLLVSMYLPMFDMIGAIK
- a CDS encoding type IV pilus twitching motility protein PilT gives rise to the protein MSLDIRTLLRELIDAHGSDLHITVNSAPRIRVDQQIVALKYEPLSPEQCKALAYSILTDKQQKRLEMDFEVDFAFGVDGLSRFRGNVFFQRGSLTTVIRAIPFKIPTIEQLKLPKICQAFPMKPKGLVLVTGPTGSGKSTTLAAIIDRINSERPVHIITIEDPVEYIHAHKQAIVNQREVGADTKSFATALKYVLRQDPDVIMVGEMRDLETIQAALTAAETGHLVFATLHTNSATESVNRIIDVFPPHQQGQVRAQLAMTLEAVMTQKLLPKKAGNGVTMAAEVMVCTPAIRALIRENKVHEMYGVLQVSQKYGMLTLNMSLHDLVTNGQVSVERALNVSNLPEELERMCGMARPNPGDRARNLAGRMDR